One genomic window of Ktedonobacterales bacterium includes the following:
- a CDS encoding O-antigen ligase family protein, translating to MALQVPPLARRSSASVRFVGLGLCLVFTLFFFWPHPPASLLLLVVAAALAYLRLEIAVALLPLTFPYFLFLKPLSPSGFPSFYIAELGMFICLGVMALRHVFMAEERRATGTWLRGLWRQAGAFIPPALLILVGAALGLLVSPVQHDSLRAYRQEIIEPLLYFLLMLRYLRTPTDLARAIGALILSSLVLACIGIGQGITQLTSFRDVLNPATLRVIAFTYSPNNLASLLDYAIPILLAMALSGMRRPRTAGAAVQPSIWRDPLRWICLALLLPLLLALYWTDSHGAELALLLVAFGFFAFEVRRWVVVLGIGAVGILGGVLFWSRLAGLLNSKTHGTFAERLYIWKAGLLMIRDHFLLGTGLHSFSTLFRPTAPNSYMLQALDGQTSGAPQASTPHPHDFLLDFWVSTGLLGEIGVLWVLGAFATVFVRTYRLCARLSQARLLQRLLLGIAGAMLASVIHGLVDNFYFLPDLALTFWFFMGILLVLRTLARQEYAALPDDAKQQREETVVAR from the coding sequence ATGGCCCTGCAAGTCCCCCCACTCGCGCGCCGCTCCAGCGCCTCGGTTCGTTTCGTTGGCCTGGGGCTGTGCCTGGTGTTTACCCTGTTCTTTTTCTGGCCGCATCCGCCCGCCTCCTTGCTCTTGCTGGTGGTGGCAGCCGCGCTGGCCTATCTGCGCCTGGAGATTGCCGTTGCGCTGCTGCCGTTGACCTTCCCCTACTTTCTCTTTCTCAAGCCCCTCAGCCCCAGTGGCTTCCCTTCCTTCTACATTGCAGAACTGGGAATGTTCATCTGCCTGGGGGTGATGGCGCTGCGCCATGTCTTCATGGCGGAAGAGCGACGTGCGACGGGCACATGGCTGCGGGGGCTGTGGCGGCAAGCGGGCGCGTTTATCCCTCCCGCGCTGCTCATCCTGGTTGGGGCTGCGCTGGGCCTGCTGGTCTCTCCGGTCCAGCACGATAGCTTGCGCGCTTATCGCCAGGAAATCATCGAGCCGCTGCTGTATTTCTTGCTGATGCTGCGCTATCTGCGAACGCCCACCGACCTGGCGCGGGCTATCGGGGCGCTCATCCTCTCGTCGCTGGTACTTGCCTGCATTGGCATCGGCCAGGGCATAACTCAATTGACCAGCTTCCGCGACGTGCTGAATCCCGCCACGCTTCGGGTTATTGCCTTCACCTATAGCCCCAATAATCTGGCGTCTCTTCTGGACTATGCGATCCCCATTCTACTGGCGATGGCGCTCTCAGGGATGCGCCGCCCTCGGACGGCTGGTGCAGCCGTCCAGCCGTCCATCTGGCGCGATCCGCTGCGCTGGATCTGTCTGGCGCTGCTGCTCCCGCTGCTGTTGGCGCTCTACTGGACCGACTCGCATGGCGCTGAACTCGCCCTCCTGCTGGTGGCGTTCGGCTTCTTTGCCTTCGAGGTCCGTCGCTGGGTGGTGGTGCTGGGGATAGGAGCCGTCGGCATCCTGGGTGGAGTGCTTTTTTGGTCCCGGCTCGCCGGGCTTTTAAACAGCAAGACGCACGGGACATTTGCTGAGCGGCTCTACATCTGGAAAGCGGGCTTGCTGATGATTCGGGACCATTTCCTGCTGGGCACCGGGCTTCACAGCTTTAGTACCCTCTTCCGGCCTACCGCGCCCAATTCGTATATGCTCCAGGCGCTCGATGGGCAAACTTCCGGCGCTCCCCAAGCCTCAACACCCCACCCCCACGACTTCCTTCTCGACTTCTGGGTCAGTACCGGGTTGCTGGGAGAGATAGGCGTGCTCTGGGTGCTGGGAGCTTTTGCCACCGTTTTTGTGCGCACCTATCGCCTCTGCGCCAGGCTCTCACAAGCCAGGCTCCTCCAGCGCTTGCTGCTTGGGATCGCTGGAGCGATGCTGGCGAGCGTCATTCATGGGCTGGTGGATAACTTTTACTTTTTGCCCGATCTCGCCCTGACCTTCTGGTTCTTCATGGGCATCTTGCTGGTGCTGCGCACGCTTGCCCGACAGGAATATGCCGCCCTTCCTGACGACGCGAAACAACAACGCGAAGAGACAGTGGTTGCCCGGTGA
- the murJ gene encoding murein biosynthesis integral membrane protein MurJ, which yields MKAPPEDNDREEPPRSAARNTPSPEPDSARTQVSMRPISPVPASAQPGTQPIDPDDAPTMVDTRYRRHLLARGVDDPYVDQDQMEAISFESSLATFSPARHESAYFDDQPSISMRLSSIVAAPTAGQEAVAEDEQPSMQMRALKGNAIAAATMILTASFIAGRVLGLFRNSLFAGLFGASVDADAYTQAFYIPDTIFNLVSGGALLSAFIPIFTQYMVEKRDKKTAYHVANVALNTAVAGLTIFAILGMFLAPVLVPLYVLNAAPGELNEIVSLVRIMLLQPIFLGASTVLSAILQTRQRFLLPAIATVLYNVGLILGLCATLLDNRTHLFGGNLGIYGATWGVVLGAALQLLIQFPGAISAGLRYRPTLNFLHPGMRSITRLMVPRIVNAGMLYLAFGVDRALASLLSEGSAYGFFTAFQLMLLPISIFAMAVSTAAFPTLATLFAANEFERLRHVILTTLRGILFLSIPASLGLIGLARPIIRLLLQHGNFNAQATSLVYDPLIFLSIGIAGHASVEILTRSFYALRDSRTPVYVSLCQFAFMIGLSILLFPLGLRGLGLAMSIGVLGEATALLLLLRQRLKGFDVRALFIFTVSVLAASLVSTLAALVSYAAVDRLISYTGIDGRGSLEVNALLALRIGAGILAACIVYIFFARFLEIDDAVPMLSRITRRFSFRRKRSSAQ from the coding sequence ATGAAGGCGCCGCCAGAGGATAATGATCGAGAAGAGCCGCCGCGCTCAGCCGCGCGCAACACCCCCTCTCCAGAACCGGATTCTGCCAGAACCCAGGTGAGCATGAGGCCGATCAGCCCTGTTCCTGCTTCTGCTCAACCTGGCACGCAGCCCATTGATCCTGATGACGCCCCCACGATGGTTGATACCCGCTATCGTCGCCATCTCCTGGCGCGTGGGGTGGACGACCCCTATGTCGATCAGGATCAGATGGAAGCGATCTCCTTCGAGTCGAGCCTGGCAACCTTCTCCCCCGCGCGCCACGAAAGCGCCTATTTCGACGACCAGCCCTCGATCTCCATGCGCCTGTCCAGTATTGTGGCAGCGCCCACAGCGGGGCAGGAGGCTGTTGCTGAGGACGAGCAGCCCTCTATGCAGATGCGCGCCCTCAAGGGCAACGCCATAGCCGCAGCAACCATGATACTTACCGCTTCGTTCATTGCCGGGCGCGTGCTGGGACTCTTCCGTAATTCGCTCTTCGCCGGACTCTTTGGGGCAAGCGTGGATGCCGACGCTTACACCCAGGCGTTCTATATCCCCGATACCATTTTTAATCTGGTATCGGGCGGCGCACTGCTCTCAGCATTCATTCCTATTTTCACCCAGTATATGGTGGAAAAGCGCGATAAAAAAACAGCATACCATGTGGCAAACGTCGCCCTCAACACGGCGGTAGCCGGACTTACCATCTTTGCCATTCTGGGGATGTTTCTCGCGCCGGTTCTCGTCCCGCTGTACGTCCTCAACGCGGCTCCGGGTGAACTCAACGAGATCGTCTCGCTGGTGCGTATCATGCTCTTGCAGCCAATCTTCCTGGGCGCGTCCACCGTTCTCAGCGCCATTTTGCAGACCCGCCAGCGTTTTTTGCTTCCCGCGATTGCGACTGTTCTCTATAACGTTGGCCTGATTCTGGGGCTGTGCGCGACCCTGCTAGACAATCGGACTCACCTGTTTGGCGGCAACCTGGGTATCTACGGCGCCACCTGGGGGGTCGTGCTGGGCGCTGCGCTGCAACTCCTGATTCAATTTCCTGGCGCAATCAGCGCCGGGCTGCGCTATCGCCCAACCCTCAATTTCCTGCACCCCGGCATGCGCAGCATCACGCGGCTGATGGTTCCGCGCATCGTCAACGCTGGCATGCTCTATCTGGCCTTTGGGGTGGATCGCGCCCTGGCCTCGCTGCTTTCCGAGGGCAGCGCCTATGGCTTCTTTACCGCCTTTCAGTTGATGCTCTTGCCCATCAGTATTTTTGCGATGGCCGTTTCGACAGCCGCCTTCCCCACGCTCGCCACGCTCTTTGCCGCAAATGAGTTCGAGCGGCTGCGCCACGTCATCTTGACGACGCTGCGTGGCATCCTCTTTCTCTCCATTCCGGCCAGCCTCGGTCTTATTGGCCTGGCGCGGCCAATTATCCGCCTGCTCCTTCAGCACGGCAACTTTAACGCGCAGGCAACCAGCCTGGTCTACGATCCGCTCATCTTCCTGAGCATTGGCATCGCGGGCCACGCCTCCGTTGAGATTCTCACGCGCTCGTTCTACGCGCTGCGCGACAGCCGCACGCCCGTCTATGTCAGCCTCTGTCAATTTGCCTTTATGATTGGCCTGAGCATCCTGCTCTTCCCATTAGGGCTGCGCGGATTGGGGCTGGCGATGTCCATTGGGGTGTTGGGCGAGGCAACTGCGCTTTTGCTCCTGCTGCGCCAGCGATTGAAAGGCTTTGATGTGCGCGCGCTCTTCATCTTTACGGTGAGTGTCCTGGCCGCCAGCCTGGTATCAACCCTGGCTGCCCTGGTGAGCTACGCCGCCGTAGACCGGCTGATCTCCTATACCGGCATTGATGGTCGCGGCTCGCTGGAGGTAAACGCCCTGCTGGCGCTGCGCATTGGCGCTGGCATCCTCGCGGCGTGTATCGTGTATATCTTCTTCGCGCGCTTTCTGGAGATCGATGATGCAGTGCCGATGCTGAGCCGCATCACGCGCCGCTTCAGCTTCAGGCGCAAACGTTCATCCGCTCAGTGA